The following proteins are encoded in a genomic region of Nocardioides sp. cx-173:
- a CDS encoding TatD family hydrolase, which produces MSARREGDPPPAPEPLPHPVVDNHCHLDIAGADLASAAGAIRAAAAVGVPRIVQIGCDLPGARWAVAAAAEHDALVAGVALHPNEAPRLAAAGALEEALDEIEVLAQAHDKVRAVGETGLDHFRTGEEGRAAQVASFRRHIDLAKRLDKTLVIHDRDAHDEVLAVLDEEGAPERWVMHCFSGDADFARRCLDRGAHLSFAGTVTFKNAQPLRDALVVVPADRLLVETDAPFLTPTPYRGRPNASYLVPLTMRLMAQVRGDDLAELCAAVDANTERAFGGSW; this is translated from the coding sequence ATGAGCGCGCGCCGCGAGGGCGACCCGCCGCCCGCCCCCGAGCCGCTGCCGCACCCGGTGGTCGACAACCACTGTCACCTGGACATCGCCGGTGCGGACCTGGCGTCCGCGGCCGGCGCGATCCGGGCCGCGGCCGCCGTGGGAGTGCCGCGCATCGTGCAGATCGGCTGCGACCTGCCCGGCGCCCGGTGGGCCGTCGCGGCCGCCGCCGAGCACGACGCGCTGGTCGCCGGGGTCGCGCTGCACCCCAACGAGGCGCCGCGGCTGGCCGCTGCGGGCGCGCTCGAGGAGGCGCTAGACGAGATCGAGGTCCTGGCGCAGGCCCACGACAAGGTACGGGCGGTGGGCGAGACCGGGCTCGACCACTTCCGCACCGGCGAGGAGGGCCGCGCGGCGCAGGTGGCGTCGTTCCGCCGCCACATCGACCTGGCCAAGCGGCTCGACAAGACGCTGGTGATCCACGACCGCGACGCCCACGACGAGGTGCTCGCCGTCCTGGACGAGGAGGGCGCCCCCGAGCGCTGGGTGATGCACTGCTTCTCCGGCGACGCCGACTTCGCCCGTCGCTGTCTCGACCGGGGGGCCCACCTGTCCTTTGCGGGGACGGTCACCTTCAAGAACGCGCAGCCGCTGCGCGACGCGCTCGTCGTCGTGCCGGCCGACCGGCTGCTGGTCGAGACCGACGCGCCGTTCCTCACGCCCACGCCGTACCGGGGCCGGCCCAACGCCTCCTACCTGGTCCCGTTGACCATGCGGCTCATGGCGCAGGTGCGCGGCGACGACCTGGCCGAGCTGTGCGCCGCGGTCGACGCCAACACCGAGCGCGCCTTCGGCGGCAGCTGGTGA
- a CDS encoding 4-(cytidine 5'-diphospho)-2-C-methyl-D-erythritol kinase: MNVTVRAAAKINLHLGVGAPRGDGFHPLTSVYQAIGLCDDVTASDDEPGWDLRLQVSDWIDAGAVPVDSGNIVTRAACLLARHHGIASDGHLLIEKAIPVAGGLAGGSADAAAALVALDRLWDAQTSDEDLLAIAAELGSDVPFALLGGTALGTGRGELVTPLADAGTWWWVLVPSLEGMSTPEVYRHFDKLFHDASPTPPPADELIAAVASGEPHRLARLLRNDLQAAAIDLRPDLGVLLDQGEEEGALRGIVSGSGPTCVFLCESADHARDLAGALMRRGHGIVLVANGAVAGAHIVGGNHG; encoded by the coding sequence ATGAACGTCACCGTCCGCGCCGCGGCCAAGATCAACCTGCACCTCGGGGTGGGTGCCCCCCGCGGCGACGGCTTCCACCCGCTCACGAGCGTCTACCAGGCCATCGGTCTGTGCGACGACGTCACCGCCAGCGACGACGAGCCGGGCTGGGACCTGCGCCTGCAGGTGTCGGACTGGATCGACGCGGGCGCCGTACCGGTCGACAGCGGCAACATCGTCACTCGAGCGGCATGCCTGCTCGCGCGTCACCACGGCATCGCCTCCGACGGGCACCTGCTCATCGAGAAGGCGATCCCCGTCGCGGGCGGCCTGGCCGGCGGCTCGGCCGACGCCGCCGCGGCCCTGGTCGCGCTGGACCGCCTGTGGGACGCGCAGACCAGCGACGAGGACCTGCTCGCGATCGCCGCCGAGCTGGGCAGCGACGTCCCGTTCGCGCTGCTGGGCGGCACCGCCCTCGGCACCGGGCGCGGCGAGCTCGTCACCCCGCTCGCGGACGCCGGCACCTGGTGGTGGGTGCTCGTGCCCAGCCTGGAGGGGATGTCGACGCCCGAGGTCTACCGCCACTTCGACAAGCTCTTCCACGACGCCTCGCCCACGCCGCCTCCCGCCGACGAGCTCATCGCCGCGGTGGCCTCGGGCGAGCCGCACCGGCTGGCCCGGCTGCTGCGCAACGACCTCCAGGCGGCCGCGATCGACCTGCGCCCCGACCTCGGGGTGCTGCTCGACCAGGGCGAGGAGGAGGGCGCGCTGCGCGGCATCGTCAGCGGCTCGGGGCCGACCTGCGTGTTCCTATGCGAGTCCGCCGACCACGCGCGTGACCTCGCGGGGGCGCTGATGCGGCGCGGACACGGCATCGTGCTCGTGGCCAACGGGGCCGTCGCCGGAGCCCATATCGTCGGAGGAAACCATGGTTAA
- a CDS encoding alpha/beta fold hydrolase translates to MSRRIRTLSREGLTFDVLDDGPLDGDVVVLLHGFPERATSWRHVAPLLHAAGLRTLALDQRGYSEGARPRGRRAYRLSELVDDVAALVERVGGAVHVVGHDWGAAVAWGLAARRPVLVRTLTAVSVPHPAAFQKAMLTSPQPLRSWYTLLFQAPYLVELSARVRGGPFDRALARAGMTREEVLRCRREVVDTGALSGGLAWYRALPFVDSALATARTTVPTTFVWSDGDSAIDRRGAELTAAYVDAPYAFVEMPGVTHWIPTQAPERLASTVLDRVWSV, encoded by the coding sequence ATGAGCCGCCGCATCCGCACGCTGTCGCGCGAGGGCCTGACCTTCGACGTGCTCGACGACGGCCCCCTCGACGGCGACGTCGTGGTCCTGCTGCACGGCTTCCCCGAGCGCGCCACGTCGTGGCGGCACGTCGCGCCGCTGCTGCACGCGGCCGGGCTGCGCACGCTCGCGCTCGACCAGCGCGGCTACTCCGAGGGGGCCCGGCCGCGCGGGCGGCGCGCCTACCGGCTGAGCGAGCTGGTCGACGACGTGGCGGCACTCGTCGAGCGGGTCGGCGGCGCGGTGCACGTCGTCGGCCACGACTGGGGCGCCGCCGTCGCCTGGGGCCTGGCCGCGCGCCGCCCGGTGCTGGTGCGCACCCTGACCGCGGTCTCGGTGCCGCACCCCGCGGCGTTCCAGAAGGCCATGCTGACCTCGCCCCAGCCGCTGCGCTCCTGGTACACGCTGCTGTTCCAGGCGCCCTACCTGGTGGAGCTCTCCGCGCGCGTGCGCGGCGGCCCCTTCGATCGGGCCCTCGCGCGCGCCGGCATGACCCGCGAGGAGGTCCTGCGCTGTCGCCGCGAGGTCGTCGACACCGGCGCCCTGAGCGGCGGGCTGGCCTGGTACCGCGCCCTTCCCTTCGTCGACAGCGCCCTGGCCACCGCCCGCACCACGGTGCCGACGACGTTCGTGTGGAGCGACGGCGACAGCGCGATCGACCGGCGCGGCGCAGAGCTCACGGCGGCGTACGTCGATGCGCCGTACGCCTTCGTGGAGATGCCCGGCGTCACCCACTGGATCCCGACCCAGGCGCCGGAGCGGCTGGCGAGCACCGTGCTCGACCGGGTCTGGTCGGTATGA
- a CDS encoding resuscitation-promoting factor, producing the protein MLSTAPSTTIGKILRSRRVLVGLVVVAALAVVGATLGYSALATTVRVSVDGETREVTAFGDSVGEVLESEGIEVGDRDVVVPSIDETVEDGDLVSVKYARPLEVEIDGVEQTHWVTSTDVASALGEIGMGFKRDAELSTSRGAPIDRDGLKLEVVTVKNLTFAIAGRKPVQRQVTALTVKEALAEAGVPVHKTDEAKPGLGTVVKDGDKIVFTDVRVVRKSVKGEAIDFATVEREDDSMTEGETSVVREGRSGLRNATYRLEYRNGDLTVRKVLQQRVVRQPVAEIVKVGTAPAVEAYATGNTVWDSLAQCESGGNWAINTGNGYYGGLQFNLGTWQAYGGTGLPSDNSRETQIAVATRLRDATGGYGSWPGCAAKLGLPT; encoded by the coding sequence GTGCTCAGCACCGCACCCAGCACCACCATCGGCAAGATCCTGCGCAGTCGACGGGTGCTCGTCGGCCTCGTCGTCGTGGCGGCCCTCGCGGTCGTCGGGGCGACGCTCGGCTACTCCGCGCTGGCCACCACCGTGCGAGTCTCGGTCGACGGCGAGACCCGTGAGGTGACCGCGTTCGGCGACTCGGTCGGCGAGGTCCTCGAGTCCGAGGGCATCGAGGTCGGCGACCGCGACGTCGTCGTCCCGAGCATCGACGAGACGGTGGAGGACGGCGACCTGGTCAGCGTCAAGTACGCACGGCCCCTGGAGGTCGAGATCGACGGCGTCGAGCAAACCCACTGGGTCACCTCGACCGACGTCGCCTCCGCGCTGGGTGAGATCGGCATGGGCTTCAAGCGTGACGCCGAGCTCTCCACCAGCCGCGGCGCCCCGATCGACCGCGACGGTCTGAAGCTCGAGGTCGTCACCGTCAAGAACCTGACGTTCGCGATCGCCGGGCGCAAGCCCGTCCAGCGCCAGGTCACCGCGCTCACCGTCAAGGAGGCGCTCGCCGAGGCCGGTGTGCCCGTGCACAAGACCGACGAGGCCAAGCCCGGGCTCGGGACGGTCGTCAAGGACGGCGACAAGATCGTGTTCACCGACGTCCGCGTCGTGCGCAAGAGCGTCAAGGGCGAGGCCATCGACTTCGCGACCGTCGAGCGTGAGGACGACTCGATGACCGAGGGCGAGACCTCGGTCGTCCGCGAGGGCCGCAGCGGCCTGCGCAACGCGACGTACCGCCTGGAGTACCGCAACGGCGACCTGACGGTGCGCAAGGTGCTCCAGCAGCGCGTGGTCCGCCAGCCGGTCGCCGAGATCGTCAAGGTCGGCACCGCGCCGGCCGTCGAGGCCTACGCCACCGGCAACACCGTCTGGGACTCCCTGGCTCAGTGCGAGTCCGGCGGAAACTGGGCCATCAACACCGGCAACGGCTACTACGGCGGCCTGCAGTTCAACCTCGGCACCTGGCAGGCCTACGGCGGCACCGGGCTCCCCAGCGACAACAGCCGCGAGACCCAGATCGCGGTCGCCACGCGGCTGCGCGACGCGACCGGCGGCTACGGCTCGTGGCCCGGCTGCGCCGCCAAGCTGGGCCTCCCCACCTGA
- the rsmA gene encoding 16S rRNA (adenine(1518)-N(6)/adenine(1519)-N(6))-dimethyltransferase RsmA — protein MSDTSAGPRLLGPAEVRQLADRLDLRPTKQRGQNFVIDPNTVRRIVRESGVGPDDVVVEVGPGLGSLTLALLGVARRVVAIEVDELLAGLLPETIATYAPAQADRFEVVLADAMRITELPGPAPTALVANLPYNVSVPVLLHLLQLLPSLERGLVMVQSEVADRLAAPPGSKVYGVPSVKAAWYADVRRAGAIGRNVFWPAPNVDSGLVAWTRREPPTTTATREQVFAVVDVAFAHRRKVLRGALRQLVGSAEDAAAALERAGVDPMARGESLSVEQFARIAEVLPR, from the coding sequence ATGTCTGACACCTCCGCCGGTCCGAGGCTTCTCGGGCCGGCGGAGGTGCGTCAGCTCGCGGACCGCCTCGACCTGCGCCCCACCAAGCAGCGCGGCCAGAACTTCGTGATCGACCCCAACACCGTGCGCCGCATCGTGCGCGAGTCGGGGGTGGGACCCGACGACGTGGTCGTCGAGGTCGGCCCCGGCCTGGGGTCGCTGACCCTGGCCCTGCTCGGCGTCGCCCGCCGCGTGGTCGCGATCGAGGTCGACGAGCTGCTCGCCGGCCTGCTGCCCGAGACGATCGCGACGTACGCGCCCGCCCAGGCCGACCGCTTCGAGGTCGTGCTCGCCGACGCCATGCGCATCACCGAGCTCCCCGGGCCGGCGCCCACCGCCCTGGTCGCCAACCTGCCCTACAACGTCTCGGTGCCGGTGCTGCTGCACCTCCTGCAGCTGCTGCCGTCGCTGGAGCGCGGACTGGTGATGGTGCAGTCGGAGGTCGCCGACCGGCTCGCCGCACCGCCGGGCTCGAAGGTGTACGGCGTCCCGTCGGTCAAGGCCGCCTGGTACGCCGATGTCCGCAGGGCCGGCGCCATCGGGCGCAACGTGTTCTGGCCGGCGCCCAACGTCGACTCGGGGCTGGTCGCCTGGACCCGCCGTGAGCCGCCCACGACCACGGCCACCCGCGAGCAGGTGTTCGCAGTGGTCGACGTGGCGTTCGCGCACCGCCGCAAGGTGCTGCGCGGCGCCCTGCGCCAGCTGGTCGGGTCGGCCGAGGACGCCGCCGCCGCGCTGGAGCGGGCCGGCGTGGACCCGATGGCGCGCGGTGAGTCCCTGTCGGTCGAGCAGTTCGCCCGGATCGCGGAGGTCCTGCCCCGATGA